ATCTCTCCCTCATCAGATTGCCataatcagaattcctttatttatccccgaagaGAAATTCTTTTATAATGAAAACCAGAAGGGCTCTGGAAACAGAACTGAAACCAACAGAGTGAAACTTACCAGCAGTGACACAGGGTGCTGTCTGAATATTAAAAGAATAAACTAGAATGCTTTTAGTTTGGAAGGGTAAGGGTTGTAAGGGTTTATCAGCTGTAATTAATGGCTTTATAAATGGTtaacaaatcattttcaaatgctTTACAGCAACTTTAGAGTTGTGGAATGTCACTCTACAGTGTGTCATTTACTGTGTCTTTCTAGTTAGCACTTTAATGATTCAGGAGTTCCTTCAGATGGACTTCACACAAGTTGTCAAGGTTAAGATGTTAATGCACTTTGAGGGTCACAATGTTTCGTGTACCTTAAGACTTGTGTACATGGTAGATATCCGTCCTGTTGCCCTACAACAATAGACAGGACTGTACACACCCTTTTCTCTGGCACATAATAGggcatcaaaatgcaaaaaagaaaaatatttttcaaattcagGTTATAGTACTATATGTTTTGACAACAATCTTTAggattgttttatattttctcttgtttttcatttcatcatgatTGTGTTCTTTACCTCTattcacctccaccaccaccccaccttTCTCAAGATCCTGGCCTATGGAGACATGAACCACGAGTGGGTGGGAAACGAATGGCTGCCCAGCTTGGGTCTGCCCCAGTACCGCTCCTACTTCATGGAGTCACTGGTGGATGCACGCATGCTCGATCATCTCACCAAGAAGGAACTGAGGGGCCAGCTGAAGATGGTGGACAGCTTCCACAGGTCTGAAAGAAAGATTTATGGGTTATCTGTGACTTTTGTCTATGTACTGGTTGGATAAATACCATGCCAGTTTTGTTGACAATTAAGACCAATATGTCCTTCTCACTTACAGAGTGAGTCTCCATTATGGCATCATGTGCTTGAAACGCTTGAACTATGACAGGAAGGAGCTGGAAAGGAGGAGGGACGAAAGTCAACACCAGAACCAAGGTGAGCCTTCACTTCAGACGTGATACTagaacatacatttaaaaatacctTTCGGCTTGTATTGAACTGGTGCTAACTGTTGGTCCATGTGTCCACCTCCACAGATGTAATGGTGTGGTCAAATGAACGAGTGATGTGTTGGGTTCAGTCTATCGGTCTGAAAGAATTTGCTGACAACCTACTAGAAAGTGGGGTGCATGGGGCCCTACTGGCACTAGACGACACCTTTGACTACACTGACTTggccctcctcctccagatACCCAATCAGAACACACAGGTACTCCTCAACCATTTATTGTCAATCTCACGACAGCTGTCAGAAATCCTCACCTATCACGTTTGCCTAATCCCAAAATAACCCCAAACGTTACTTTTACAgtaaatcattttaattgtGATCTTTAAACTGTGTTTGTCTATCGTTTGCAGGCAAGGCAGCTCCTAGAGAAGGAGTACAACGCTCTCATCTCCATGGGAACAGAGAGGAGGCCAGATGAGGTATGACAATACATACTGCCAGTAGAAAATCAATCCTGCCAGGAGgcggaagtgtgtgtgttgaatgtaaCCAGAACAGGACTTCTTAGCTCGATATACAAACTTGTTGCCCTTTCTTAAGTATGTGAAAGGATGATTTACTTTTAGTGGTAAAATagcagactgaaatatctcagttcCTTATAAAGAGGGCCTTCATGTCATCAGCGCTTGTACCACTGCTGGCAAATTGTTGGCATGCCAAAGTGGTTCAGCTGTGTTTACACGACTGCTAATTGCTTAGTTACAGCAACTAGGATTAAAAACTGTGCAACTGTGGCATACTGTCACAACAAATCCTGCTTTGTCAAATACTACTCTGTTAAACTAAACTAATGCATAATGAATAAGACCCTGAAATTGGGAGCCTCTACTGTGAACGCTATTATGTTTAATCACGGGTGTTATTTCATTGTCTCTGCAGGACGGCACGAAAACATTTACACGGTCACCATCATGGAGGAAGATGTTCAGGGAGAAGGACCTTCGCGGTGTGACCTCTGACTCCTCGGAAACATTACCTGCCAACTTCCGTGCCTCGGCCATCTCGACCCCCTCTGTCACCCTGAGAAAAGTCCAGAGTGAAGGTGAGGAGATGAAGCTCACAGCAGCTGATTGAACATGACACAACAGAAAACGTGCATGCACATGAAATGTTACATTAGTCATACTGTGTACTAACAGACAAACTCAGACGTGCTTGAAGTAGAATATGATCGTCCCTCATgcaaatttgtatttttttaacctttaatttatttacacttcacacaagtgaaaacaatgTTGATGAAAGGTCAGTATCAGAATAATAATAGAAGAATTACTAAGTACCCATTTGATTGGACATGGGTCTCTAAATCCAAGGTCAAAAGCAATTGATAACTGAGTTTAAGAGCTGATGTTGAGTTGAAGTATGAGGCTCtactgtaaatgacaaaaaaaaaaaaaaaacacaaatgggaAACAATTTTCAGCAATGCAACACAACTAACCATGCAGTATTTTCCACTGGACAGTCATCATTGGTGTCCAGTATGCCCACCACTGATAATTCTAGCACTTAATAACCATTTGGGCTTATTACCTACAAAATTTGTGTCAGTTATCCTGCGGCTAACCACTTTTCcaagaatgtgtttttttacttctttcCTTTCCAGTCAGTCTCAGTCAATACGCATCACACGTGTATAGCTAGTTGTATAAACATTTTGTGGATTTGTTATTGTCATCTGGTAGGAGTTGAGAGCAGCGACTGTTTTGTTGGTGATTTGTCTGCATCAGAGATTTGAGCCATATTGTATCCAGAAACTTTGCGggaaaattaaacagaaaacagaaacaacatgcaaacaagATGACTGTGAAAAGGGATTTGTTGCCATGTTATGTCTTTCaattatgttatgttttgattttgggaaACTCGGCCATCCCAGTAAGGCTGGTTTTTCAGATATGATGAAATACAGGAAGTACAGGGCACTCTTACATGAACAGCTTGTTTTAATGTTAGACTTTCCCGCATCTGCTTTACAACAGACTGATGGAATTTAGGTGAAAGACCAGATcaaattcagtcagtcagatatAAACAgccaaataaagacaaagaaactgtCTGGCATACTGGGCCAATTCCAAGTGTGGAATACATTTTGGTGTATATACTTATGCTTGCTGATGGTTACATAAACAGGCTAATTCtcttatctatctatatatatatacatatatatatatatacatatatatatatgtatatatatatatacatatatatatatgcacttGGCTTTTCCAATCAAGTGAAAACCTATGAATCATAGAGTCTTTTAGTTTCTGTTTCATAGTTCAACACTGAGTTGAATAATtacctccttctctctgtcagtgaACTCTGGTCCAAGAGGAGAGTCGGGGTCCGTGAGAACATATTCCTGCTAAAAGATAAGCACACCAGGTGAGAAAAGCACCTTGTCTCATTGCATCTATAGCTAAAAATGACCTTTTCTGAACTCTAAACAGATGTTCTGTAAGTgtgttttattccattttgtAGAACCCCTCCTTCAACCTTatccaaggaaaaaaaacacatttttaaagaacaaaaaaaaacatgaggatcaacataaaaaatgaacagtaGAAGATGACCAACAACATTCGAGCCAGATGTCTCGAAGAATCAAAGACACTGAGTGAATGATTTCtgaaaagatgataaaataaTGAGTGGATGTCTGTTTAtccatctgtttctctctctctctctctctctctctctctctatcgcTCTCTCCATCTTGATCCATAGTTGTGGCATGATGCTGTTTGATTCTGTAGAAAGTGGCCTGTAGAAAGTGACCATCGCCTATTGTGAATACATCTTCTGTTTCTGAGTGTGAGATGGCAATATTGACACAACATTTATGGTTTTTCAATCCAAAACTGCATTCCCGTTCAGAACAAGAGAATGATACCCCAGCGCGCATCCTCGCAGGTGATCTTACTATGATTTAGTCCGATAATAGAACATACTCTGCCTAGTACCACACAGTACAACGATGCAGTAGAGTCTGGGGAGAGGGAGTTTTGAAGGGAGAATGTAAGCGTACACGGggaaatgaaatgtatgttCTTAAGCCATAACAAACATGAGATGCACAAATGTGAAGAGGACAGACAATGAGACAAATAGCAAAGTGCTTTATGACAGAATCCTGTTCAAAATGGGAATAAAAAGAGTTAAGCATTTGTGTTAATATGCATGCCAAAATCAACCATTTTAGAGTGAACGTCATGGTATCAATCATCTACTGATGTGAAAGCTTGGGTCAGGactttgtaaaatgtgtgtattttatttttatcattttttttaatgataactGCTATtgtacgtatgtatgtatgtacagtatgtatgtgtgtgtattaaactGTATGTTCATTTCATACTTAGTTTTAAGACTGACTGTAATTTCATTCTaggttgaaaaatgaaatatgttttgaattATGGACATTTAAGATATGCTACTtgtatgtgtacattttgaaaaaaaaacaaaaacaaattgtgttATGATTTAAATTCATACTATTGGAGAGTAGTGATGATAATTGAATATAATatgacaataatgataataaaataatgattgtaaaagctgtaattaaaaaaagatacCTGAAAAACGCTGCTGACAGAATTATTTGCACTTTCCTCCTCTCACTGACCGGTCACAGATGATCACAGGTAAGTGCTGTAACAGAGCCATCGCCCATCTTTCAATATCAGCCACTGAAATGCAGAAGCCGAGTTTATCCTTGAGCCGTCAGCTTCGGTTTGGACACAGAACAGTTGGACTCTGCTGTCGGGATCCCAGATAAGACCTGCAAGGTACCGAGATAGTTGGAGGAAGGGGATggatatatttttgtttttaccttttattCAGTTGTTGTGATAGTCTGTTAAACTACAGTTTAAGACttcatttatatattaatatagTTGAAGGTTGCAGTTCTTTGTTACATTTCTCAGCTATATTCTTCTGAGCACAACACATTCTGCATGCTTCTGCTCAGTCAACAATGAAATGATCACCACAGAGCTGGAGTTGAGCCAAAAAAAGGAAGGGGAAACCCCAATGTTTATATTCTAGATCTTTATATTCTAAACAGgccatgaatgaatgaaagacatgttttttatgttgaattttcttctgttaGTGATTTCTAATTAGGAATCTTTTAtttcaatcagaatcagaatcagaattccttgatttatccccgaagggaaattcttttattttgaaacttttgaagcagacataaaagaaaatcagtcatCTCTGAGATTTGGTAGCACTAATTACTGTATCAATGTTTAAATGTAAAGCTTTGGGAATACTAGCTCCAGTAACAGCAGACAGTACACGTGCAACTCTAGATCAAAAATACTTCACATCTGAGCAGTCGCACATTATATGCAAATAGGTTCCCACTTCATtattaaatacatacatacgaGTCTATTTCAACTTTTGTGTTTAAGCAAAAGacataataatattaaataaaatgcaccGTAGGCACATGGATATACATTCAGCACAGCTGTCAGtgagaaatgcaaaaacagtgtGTTGTCGAGGAGCAGGGAGGAAGACGTGGGAAAGTAGAGGGAAAGAGGGGGTGAAGAAAAAGGAGTAAATTGTAAGGTCTGCTTAGtatggggggaaaaaattatAACTGAATATGTAGAGCAAATGTATTCCTTATCTTTcgaatataaatatattgaataaataataaaagtaagTCAAAACCTGTCATCAATTCTAATCTTAAGGgttaaaacagaataaaacagtgGCAGTCCTACCTGGTGAGCTACGAAAACTACACCCAATGCTACATGTAGGTGGACAGAGGAATGTTCAAAAgcttgacaaaaacaaaaccaacccCTTCCCAGTCCCAAACAAACTTAGTAAGTGTCTCTAGCGCCATCTTCTGGCTgagccttttttgttttaaaacatatccaattttttttttgtttgttctaatTTCTCAACAAACTATGTcaatttagtttaatttagcATGAAGCAAACAAGGCACTCAGTAAAAATGACATCATGAACACATTAGGAAATATGCCTTTGCACTCttgaaaaaaaacagactttgcACATCCTGTAAGTACAGTCCATCCATTGCCAGACATCCagaaacatctaaaacatgcGGGGGCAGGAGGTCCTGGGACCAGGACTGAGAAAGACTGGATTAGAGACACATGATTTCAaggaaatttttattttatgaagtTTTACATAATTATGGTCTAGGTTGTCCTAATGATGAACGCTCATCACTCCAAggtttcattgtgttttctgttcagagAGTTCTATTGATGGAGCCTCTTGTATTTCTCCTTTgattttcccctcctcctcctcttcttcctcctcctcaaaaTTCCTGATCTGGACTCAATGCTgtgcagcagcttctgtttatatttcactttcaaagtCAGGAAACATGTCTGGGCAAACTTCATTACCAAACACAGATCCATTACATTCATTACACTGCACTGAAGCGTCCTTTTCAGAATATTTATATGTTCCTGACATTGTCACGAATAATTTCTTTGAGAACAGTAGATATAATATCTTAGTTTTTTAAATGACACTCCACGTTTTTTAACGCCATGATTTTTAACTCCTGACTTTACAAGCATGACGTGCAGCTTCTCCAGTAACTGCACAGCTGCAGTCACGTAAACACTTGTCTTTGcctgtaaatgtgtttcaccCGCTCTTTGCTTCATTctctaacacaaacacacgcatatCTAAATAAGATAAACACCGTAAAACCCACTCATAATTGTTTGTTATAATTTGATGACGTAAAGACATATGTTTGTCTTCCATCTTTTTGCGGTTGtgaaatgtgtatatttttggaGAGGAAGCCTGAATGGAAAATCACTCTGAGTAACTAGAAGCTGTTCTTTTTTCCACACGTGACAAAGCACAACTGAATGAATTCTGGATATTTGTCAGGGTGAGCAAAtcataaatgaaaatgagagtTTTTATGGACTGGAACAAATAAacctaaaaagacaaatgataATGCATTGTTAGAATAGTAAAAAGatggggttttttgttgttgtttttttttttaactaattgATTCTAAAATGTATTGTTGGAATAAGATGAGGAAGAGTCAAAATTCTAGCTGGTGGTTATGTGTAATTAAGCACAAAAATTTTACATATCTTTCAAAAAATATCATGAATTGCAACTGCAATACATTATACACACTATTATTCAGATGTCCTTGAACAACGTTGAATGACTTGCTAAAAGAGGGCAAATAGTAGGAAACACATGTTCAATTTAAACCCATTTTTTATGTGCCATTTGGCACTGATGAAATTTATACCACCTGAACTGTAAGAGCTCAGTGTTCCTTAGGGGGCGAGAAAGTCTTACAGTAAATGGGACGGAAGAAGCCCATACATAGTGTTTGAACACAGGTCTTCCTCTCCACATTAAATCACAGTTTAATTATGTAGAAATGTCTGAGTCATACATTACTCTCACGAAGAAGGACCTCCTTCTCCTAACTCCTTTAAAAGGGCACAAACTTGCTCCTGTTGAGAATTTGTTTGAAAAGAACTTCCTTGCGCAGAGCCATATATcctctatttattttattatattattaagcTATTTATATCTATTTATTCcttatttatcttatttaaaGGGTTGCTTCATctgttttccaaatgtttttgtttccacacaCTTCTTTCTCTTACCTGTGTCCTTTCCTCTTAATCATCCCACTTCCTTTTGCTCTATCGTTTTATCTAACTGACTCCAACCCACTTTTATCCTTTAATGGTCAGGTCAGAGAGGTGCACCTCTACACAGGTATTTAtaatacttttaattttaataatttagcAATGGATTTAATGCAAATATGGGAATTCATGTGAAATAATACTGTGCTTAAACATCTTAAGGTCTTTGTGATTatgatttctctttcttttcattgcaGATAATCACAGACGAGGGATGTATCTACAGATGACTCTGGACGGGAGAGTGTCAGGAAGTGATGCTCAGAACCCTTATAGTGAGTATTTGGCTGATAAATCAGTAACAAATAGTATATGTCTGACCAATTTAgaatgttttcctttcacaAACATCCATACAGTACACTGGATCATTCGAGGCCTAGAAAATGCAAAAACCAGCAGGAGACTTATGAAGAACAAACATCTATTTATGTAtctgtgtttccaggtgtgCTGGAGCTGAAATCAGTTAAACCAGGCCATATAATCATTAAGGGACAGTCatcatctctgtttctctgtgtggacAGTGGAGGCCATTTGAGGGGGCAGGTaaagtaaacaaagaaaaattttAATGTAAAGTCTGTGTACTTCCAGTCCTTCCCTAACAGTTTACATTTGTTGTCTGTTTCAGAGGCACTACACAGAGGCTGACTGCACCTTCAGAGAACTGCTGCTGGCAGACGGATACACTCGTTTCCTGTCCTCCCACCATGGATCTCCTGTGTCTCTGGCATCAAAACATTCCCCAGACCGGCACTCAGTCCCCTT
The Scatophagus argus isolate fScaArg1 chromosome 21, fScaArg1.pri, whole genome shotgun sequence genome window above contains:
- the fgf21 gene encoding fibroblast growth factor 21 yields the protein MFLFPHTSFSYLCPFLLIIPLPFALSFYLTDSNPLLSFNGQVREVHLYTDNHRRGMYLQMTLDGRVSGSDAQNPYSVLELKSVKPGHIIIKGQSSSLFLCVDSGGHLRGQRHYTEADCTFRELLLADGYTRFLSSHHGSPVSLASKHSPDRHSVPFTRFLPLRNTLAGESVSEQPPNSQRYFNMDSDDLLGMGLNTMVSPQFSLDK